The Dehalobacter sp. DCM sequence CCGCCATGCGCACAAGCGCGGCACTTACACCCAGGGCGAACCTTATAAAGGAAACGTGGAGGGCAGCGATCCGAAATACAGCTTCCACCGGATCGGAGAGAGCGGCGTCCTTCATATATTCGAGGCACCGGTGGATATGCTGTCCTTCATTACGCTGAACCGGAAGGACTGGCAGAGGCACAGCTACGTCACGCTGGACGGCGTATCGGAACACGCCATGCTCCGCCAGCTGGAGCTGAACCCTCATCTGAAAAGCGTCGCGCTGTGCATGGACTATGACGAGGCAGGCATCGAAGCCACGGGCCGGCTGAAGGATATCCTGTCCGAAAAGGGCTATGCGGATATTTCAGTAAGGCAATCGCAGTACAAGGACTGGAATGAGGATCTCAAAGCCAATAACGGCGTCAATCCGATTCCGGCACAGGAGCATCCGAAGCTCACGCTTCTGCCGAAAGTTGTCGGAGAGCTGCACGATTTGTGCAAAGCCCTTGAAACGAATAAGGACATCGACTTCTTTCTCAGAGAGTGCGCCGAGGCGGCGGAACCGTTTCTGGCCTCCGGAAAGTCGGCAGCGGAGAATGTAGATGCTGTTCGGGAATGCCTGCAGTGTATGGCTGCTGGTTCACTTATTGCCATGCTTAGGCAGCTCCGTCAGATGGAGTTGCCTATGACAACTGAGCAGCTTCTTCAAAAGCTGCAGGACAGTTACCACCCTCATGAGGATCGGGGCTGGCTTTGCACCAAGGCGGAGCAGATACGCCAGGATGTATCGGACATCAGCCGCCAGCTTCACGCGCCGGGCATCAGGACACTGGCAGATAAGGAAAAGCTCCTGTCCTCCTATAAACGCTTTGCACTGGACAGCGTCAAAACCATCATGTTTGTTGAGCAGGAACTGCCATCGATGCTCCCAGCGCAGGAGCAGGCAGTAAATTTTTCTATGACCATGTAAAGGAGGGGTCGCGTTGCAGACATCCCAAATTATAATATTAACTGCTGTCGGACTGACCATGTTCGGCGTGATCGGACTGTTATCGCTCATAGCGCATTACTATACCTTAAACGGCATCAAGTCCAAAACGGTCGGCGACGGTCAGCACGGCACAGCTCGCTGGGCAACCAAGCGGGAGATTAAGAAGACATATACCGAGGTTTCCTATAAGCCTGAAAAATGGCGGAAGGGTGAAAGCCTCCCGAAAGAGCAGGGTCTCATCATCGGCTGGAGGAAAGCGCCGCTGTTTGACGATACCGCTCCCCACGGTTACGCACTGGTAGACGATGACGATATCCACTGCCTGATGATCGGCGCGGCCGGTGTAGGCAAGACTGCAAATTTTCTCTATCCCAATCTGGAATACGCCTGTGCCTGCGGTATGAGCTTTGTCACCACCGACACCAAAGGCGACCTCTACCGCAATTATGCCGGGATCGCCAAGGATAGTTATGGCTATGAGGTGGCGGTCATCGATCTGAGAAACCCCACCCGTTCGGACGGAAACAATCTGCTCCATCTGGTCAACAGGTATATGGACGCATATTTGAAAAACCCTCAGAACCTGGCATACAAGGCCAGAGCAGAGAAATATGCCAAGATCACCGCCAAGACCATCATCTCCTCCGGCGGCTTCGATACGGCGATGGCCGGACAAAACGCATTCTTCTATGATGCGGCGGAAGGATTACTCACCTCCGTGATCCTGCTCATAGCGGAATATTGTGAGCCGAAGCAGCGGCACATCGTGTCGGTATTCAAGCTCATACAGGATCTGC is a genomic window containing:
- a CDS encoding DUF3991 domain-containing protein → MAYIHFTDEQKQQANSVDLVDFLQRQGEQLIRSGREWRWKRHDSVTVRGNQWFRHSRKEGGHAIDFVQQFYDMSFPEAVNYLLGEDFGVEWNQTVKSAPAPRKKFALPEANHDMRRVFAYLIKQRFIDREVLSHFAHEKLIYEDKEYHNAVFVGLDENNVPRHAHKRGTYTQGEPYKGNVEGSDPKYSFHRIGESGVLHIFEAPVDMLSFITLNRKDWQRHSYVTLDGVSEHAMLRQLELNPHLKSVALCMDYDEAGIEATGRLKDILSEKGYADISVRQSQYKDWNEDLKANNGVNPIPAQEHPKLTLLPKVVGELHDLCKALETNKDIDFFLRECAEAAEPFLASGKSAAENVDAVRECLQCMAAGSLIAMLRQLRQMELPMTTEQLLQKLQDSYHPHEDRGWLCTKAEQIRQDVSDISRQLHAPGIRTLADKEKLLSSYKRFALDSVKTIMFVEQELPSMLPAQEQAVNFSMTM